GGAACGCACAATAAATCAGAGAGCGCGTCTATCGTTCGGGTTCTTGTTATTTAGTACTAGGCGAATGCGAGCTCGCCATTTACcagttaagttttaaaaattctcgTATAACGTGCTGGAATTTAAATTCACCAATTTACACCCTCGTATAAGAGTTGTCCTACATAGTTAATTTACACAAGAGAATTTCGTTCCGCAACTGCTCGTGGCGTGAATAATAATGTCGAATGCAAAAGtcattaaatagtattaaaattaattgttgaCGCAGTTAATGTGATTTTAAggttcaaataattttttattttgattcgcATTACCTTGTTTTTGCTTTTgccaatgaaattaaaatgtgattttttaCTTCTGTCGATTAAATAGATGTTCATTTAAAAACTGTGTTAAAAACAATCATACCATAATGAAAGAAACATCATTATCAAATAGggtaattttatattcttattttatttatttatttatttattcttaatgtacaccaaaatacagacacatataaagaaagatacattacaagatgtacaaaggcgatcttccagataacctttgggtactagacacgatacagtagcagcggttagtttgcacatattaaggaggaaaaattaataataaataacgttaaacaaattgtttacatgtttaatattaaaaatacgaggTATTATCAGACATACGTAgatataaaaaacttatatataaataagtaaatatattagtacctacgattttatttttgtgttaccccccacattaggaattctaaacatttttgaatatcatatcaaaaattgaccgctccagcgggattcgaacccgcgtctccgactgaccgtgtcggcgctctagccaattaagctatggaacgatgtacccgctagagcgaaatttttgatatgatgatttttattttcggtttaagcgaaccgtggcgccgtctatagtgagttctttacagagacccgtaactattcaaagtttcatattacaatgaaaccgaaaacactcaccataatgtttaatatttactatcaaAACTTCCGTGGAATGAATACAAAACTGGACAACATACGTCTGGCGACACTGCAGTCAAAATACGACATGATAGTGGCGACAGAAACGTGGTTAGACAGCTCCGTTGTTGACGGTGAACTATTCTCCAACAGCTACAACATATACAGAAGAGACCGTCAATCTACCTCGCTATCACATAAATCAGGTGGAGGAGTCCTGTTTGCCGTTTCCGATAGATTTGAGTCACGCCGAATAGAACACTACGAGAGTATGCACGAAGACCTCTGGATTAATATAAAGTTTGAAAATGGCGGTGTGTCAAAAAACCTGTTGGTTTGCGTGCTCTACCTGCCACCACCCGTAGATGTTAATACCCTAAACGCAGTCTTGGACAACATAAGCTCAGTTATGCGGTCTTACCAGGGCGATCTTTTGATTCTGGGTGACTTTAACCTGGGTTTCATTAATTGGACTAGTGACGTTAATAATCCTGCGTATACGTCACCCACGAACTATAGTAGTAACCTGGGCTTCTTACTAGTCGACTTTCTCTCGCTGAATAATCTAGTTAATTACAACAGCATAAAAAATCACAATGGACGCGTCTTGGACTTGGTACTTGcaaactttgaaaatattaaagtatcTAATTCTCTCGACCTGCTTAGTAAGTTGGATCCGCACCATCCAGTATTAGACATCGTAATCACGAAGAATCAGAATAAGGTCTTAACTAGTAAACCATTCGCTACGCATTGCTTTAAAAAAGCGAATTATAGCGCTGTAAATTCGGCACTGAGAAATGTTGATTGGGACTATGAACTCAAAAACTGCCCTAATGTTAATATCATGGTCCAGaaattctattgtatttttaataggaCTATCGACTCCACTAtccctaaatttaaatataaaaactggaGGCACCCCGTTTGGTTCACGTCAAATTTACAaaagctaatctctgaaaaagaaaaaattagacGAAGAGTCAGGATTTACAGTAATCCCAGAGATAAACTTGAACTTTCCCTTGCTAAAAACAGGGTCGAATCATTAATGAAAAACTGCTACTCTGACTATATTAAGGTAACTGAACAGGCTATTTCACGCGAACCCAGAAAGTTTTGGTCCTACATAAAACAGCGTAAGGATATATCTACACAAATCCCATCCGAAATGTCCCTTGACAATAAAACAACTAGTTCGGGTAGCGAAATAAGCAATCTTTTTGCAGAACATTTCTCTTCCCTATTCTCTGATGCTCAAACCAGCAATCAGATAAACAATGTTAACTTTACAGAATTTTTCACTCAGAAATCTCTCTCTAGGATCGAGAATATAACGGAACGAGATATTGATAAAGTGCTCAAGTCACTGGATCCAAGCAAAGGTGCAGGACCGGATGGTATACCCccaattttcatcaaaaaatgtcataaatatcTAACCCTACCTCTTAAAATAATCTTAGATAAATCTTTAGAATCTTCAACTTTTCCTGATGCATGGAAGGCTGCAAATATCTTGCCTATCTTTAAGAAAGGAGCAAAGCACAACGTTCGAAATTACTGACCTATTTCCATACTTAACGTATTCTCGAAAGTCTTTGAAAAGCTTCTATGTCCCATTTTGTCTCATTATTCGAACAATATGTTGTCAGTTCGCCAGCACGGTTTCTGCCGCAATCGGTCCACAGTCTCAAACCTTATAGCCTACGTATCGGATCTGTGTAAAAACGTCGATAACAGGCAGCAAGTCGACTCTATCTAACCGATTTTAGTAGTGCCTTCGATAAAGTAGACCACTCCATTTTAATCTTAAAGCTAAGGGCATACGGGATCCACGATCCATTGCTCTCGTGGTTTAGATCATATCTTGTAAATAGAACTCTTAGCGTAACTGTAAAAGGCTACACTTCCGATCCCTTCATCGCTACTTCAGGAGTACCTCAAGGCTCACACTTGGGGCCAATCTTATTCTTGCTCTTCATTAATGACATTACCCAAAGCATAAAGTATAGTGAGTGCTCCATTTTCGCTGACAACCTGAAAATCTACTGGGTTATAAAGAACGCTGAAGATAGTTGCTTACTCCAGAAGGACCTAAACTCTATCCAAGACTGGTGCACCAAAaacaaaatgatattaaatgcCTCAAAATGTGCACATATAAAATTCACCCGCAAGAAGAACATAGTACACTCAAAGTACTTCATACAAAAACAGCAGCTCGAAGAGGTCTCTGTCATTAGAGATTTCGGCATTATCCTCGATAGTCGGCTCACATTTAAAGATCACATTGATTATATTGCCAGCAAGGCCTGGAAATTGCTGGGTTTTATCAGGCGTAACACCGCCGATTTTAAAAGAACCGACTGCATCACCAGGAACCCGCACTACAGAGCGCATGTCAACAGGCTAGAGCGGGTGCAGCGCTCTTTTACGAGGTATCTGGCCTTCAAAGACAATACAAGTCCCTACAGAGCCAACTACGCTGCTCgcctaaaacattttaaattacatccCCTGGAAAAGCGAAGACAAGTAACTGATCTCATTACCCTGTTTAAAATTGTTCGAAATAACTTGGATTCCCCCGACTTGCTCTACCAGATATGCATCAGTGTTCCACGCCGTACACCTAGAAATTCTCAACAAAAACCCTTTATTTCAAATTTCTCTAAGACTAAGCTAGGACAATTCTCCCCAATTAATAGAATGATTAACGTTTACAATAACTTAACTAACCCTGACattgacattgacatttttcatgacactttatttagttttaagaaaaaattaataaatatatttgcatgTATAGTTATGACTTGTGttccaaattaaattatttctatcaTTGTTCAATACATATCTCTTTAAATGATAATCtatgaaagtaataaaattataatttcatcttCAATTCTGTATACAATTTTTGATTAactttttgctatttattatattttttttttattgtgtaatttatctaaacaatgcaattttactgttttattttagttttaactttcaaattgaattttgtttttaccgGACAAATTGTATCTAATGTTGTGTACACCTGTAATGGTAACTGTAATCGGActagataaaaatgtaataatagttataatgaCTATACAGTATATCGCTGGTGTatcttatgaaataaataaataaataaataaataaataaataaaataaaatctttgacaggagacgacaccatgctattattaatacctacgattttatttttgtgttacccccacattaggaattctaaacatttttgaatatcatatcaaaaattgaccgctccagcgggattcgaacccgcgtctccgactgaccgtatcggcgctctagccaattaagctatggaacgatgtacccgctagagcgaaatttttgatatgatgatttttattttcggtttaagcgaaccgtggcgccgtctatagtgagttctttacagagacccgtaactattcaaagtttcatattataatgaaaatctttgacaggagacgacaccatgctattattaataccaacgattttatttttgtgttacccccacattaggaattctaaacatttttgaatatcatatcaaaaattgaccgctccagcgggattcgaacctgcgtctccgactgaccgtgtcggcgctctagtcaattaagctatggaacgatgtgatgtttaaatatattagtatttactttttttaataatttaaggactattttaaata
This genomic stretch from Melitaea cinxia chromosome 10, ilMelCinx1.1, whole genome shotgun sequence harbors:
- the LOC123657427 gene encoding uncharacterized protein LOC123657427, which encodes MIVATETWLDSSVVDGELFSNSYNIYRRDRQSTSLSHKSGGGVLFAVSDRFESRRIEHYESMHEDLWINIKFENGGVSKNLLVCVLYLPPPVDVNTLNAVLDNISSVMRSYQGDLLILGDFNLGFINWTSDVNNPAYTSPTNYSSNLGFLLVDFLSLNNLVNYNSIKNHNGRVLDLVLANFENIKVSNSLDLLSKLDPHHPVLDIVITKNQNKVLTSKPFATHCFKKANYSAVNSALRNVDWDYELKNCPNVNIMVQKFYCIFNRTIDSTIPKFKYKNWRHPVWFTSNLQKLISEKEKIRRRVRIYSNPRDKLELSLAKNRVESLMKNCYSDYIKVTEQAISREPRKFWSYIKQRKDISTQIPSEMSLDNKTTSSGSEISNLFAEHFSSLFSDAQTSNQINNVNFTEFFTQKSLSRIENITERDIDKVLKSLDPSKGAGPDGIPPIFIKKCHKYLTLPLKIILDKSLESSTFPDAWKAANILPIFKKGAKHNAASRLYLTDFSSAFDKVDHSILILKLRAYGIHDPLLSWFRSYLVNRTLSVTVKGYTSDPFIATSGVPQGSHLGPILFLLFINDITQSIKYSECSIFADNLKIYWVIKNAEDSCLLQKDLNSIQDWCTKNKMILNASKCAHIKFTRKKNIVHSKYFIQKQQLEEVSVIRDFGIILDSRLTFKDHIDYIASKAWKLLGFIRRNTADFKRTDCITRNPHYRAHVNRLERVQRSFTRYLAFKDNTSPYRANYAARLKHFKLHPLEKRRQVTDLITLFKIVRNNLDSPDLLYQICISVPRRNFDIKNAFCSSRPVTDKRNDIFETVKLDRHLSSYDIDEDLRIDHKAVLTHLKKASLMDHVLICDSLLRRNDIKPFLKGLITGDLKWIAFDKNVRKYSKVGQAAQTVASRNPDRQLMKIQQRIENKRRIDQQERGDLASRQHPTTWTLTSALCSKLEAFEMWIYRRMLRISWTMKITNVEVLRRMNKRLEIMRIVKERKLQYFGHIMRGHRYRILQLVIEGKIEGKRRPGRRKISWLKNLREWFNLSTRSLFRAAASKIKIAMMVANLRREEAP